The sequence below is a genomic window from Wyeomyia smithii strain HCP4-BCI-WySm-NY-G18 chromosome 1, ASM2978416v1, whole genome shotgun sequence.
TGATTAGAAATTTTGCTTAAAGTGGTACCATAGATggatgacaataatgacaaaacttgagcttgagcttgaaagaccgtacatttcgtagttgcttcacCGTGATGGATTTGAGTTAGTAAAGTTGTTCGAAAAACCACCGTGAGATGGCTAACTTGGGATTAATTTATCACCTTCAATGTATAACATTTCATTAGCTTCCACTTTGTAAAGATCGATTACAATGCTGGCTATGTCCTTACGGGCGTTAGGGAAGGAAAGAAGgaagtgttacaatcgttgttgccagagattgagtttacttctgcatctctaacgTCTCTAGCGGAAAGGTAGGCACTTCTTTATCACCGTGGTCAGTGACaaatttttatacttttacctTTCCCTCTAGACgcttattttttataatttctagtagagtcacTCTACTACTCTTCTTTGACGGGCCTCGTTTAGCAACCCTGCAAAGTACCGGCAATTATAACTGCCTGCGATAGGAATTCCTTCGGTTGTCCCGATCGATGATGAGAAAGTCACGGTGCTCATTTCAACTGTCTAAAACATTGTTCACGGTTGCCtgaacgtgatttatgaaaaaatgactttttcaagctaaaaAACCACCTTTTAACACTTTTTGAAATTCTGTTCGATTTTTGTAgggttatttttgaatatttcgtaTGGTTTAGTTTGGCAccgcattcagttatttgactcagaGAGTCTACTAAAAGTcgcaaaaagtgatttttccgtaatttttagataaacccttcaaaacacataaaatcACATTTATCAGTCAAGATCAGACTGCAAATCGGAATTCATGATGAAAACTTACATTCAAGAGATATCTTACCGAAGAGCTAAGGtattggcatttttacatgtgataaaaaactaagcattttgcaaaaaatgccactgaagcttaatatctccattgcagtgttttattttgccgttttcgtgcgattaattaaatagtgattcaaatgtttattatagTTTTAGCGTATGTtaggagaagtttcaggatttTCAGGATTTGAAAATGCATCTTTAAATGTataaagatgggtgatcaatccaccaatgagtgaggtagaaaatatactttttaaccagattgagatagacgcgAGGTGTCTCCGACCAAATTCTAGGTTATCTtgaaacaagaaactttgcaCAAGACACCATGTTTCTATCTACAtatgttacatattacgagcaacataaaaTTCTCTATGAGGAGGCACTAGAAATAATGTAACAGCTAGGTCTGGTCACTGTTTAAAATGAAATCAACTCCGTTTACTTACTTAATTACTCAGGTTTATTCCGCTGCTTTTGTCCCTACTCCCTAACGCTCTTCTTCTCTCAACTCCACTCCCCTCTCTCCCCGTTCCAAGGTTCTATCTAATAGGTGCACCCATTTGTACTTTTTCGTAGTGATAGATTCCTACATcccactttatttttatttttttttttcaaaatggggCATAGTCTTGGAACTTCTTGGGAGCCGACCACCTCCGCTTCTCAGGTACACAAACACTTGTATCATCTTCGCTGACCCTAATTGATTTGTGACCTTCCGATACAGATTTTGAAAAGTTATTCTCGTCACTCCTTTCTTGTTCTACTGACGTTCCTGGTTGGTCTTCTTTATCTTCCCTTCTTTGTGCATCTTGGACCTGAGCTTCTGCTTTTTTTAAATGTGATACGTAGCGTTTATATTCGTTTCCCGAATTCAATGATTTTACCGTAACTTCTGATTCCTTTCGCTTGACAACTTTGAACAATTCCGAAGAATAATCTGTTGCCAATTTGTTATCTTTTCTCTGTCGTTTAACATACACCAAATCCCCATTCTTAATTTCATTCCTACGAGCCCTTCGTTTGTTACCTGAATACACCTTTCCTTTCTCTTTAACGATTTTATCCCGATCCCTCACCATTTCATCTTCTTCTCGTTCTGGTATCGAAGGCAGCTTATTTCTGATCCTACGCCCAAACAGTAGTTTAGACGGAGACCCAGTAGTCGGGTGAGTTGTAGAATGATATGCCAGAAGATATTTCCGTAACTCTAGACGCCAATCCTTGCCCAGCTCCTGCGAAATTCGCAAACGTTCCAAGATGCTCCTGTTCTGGCGTTCTACTTCACCGTTTGCCTGTGGCCAGTACGGTATGGTGTTAACCAATGTGATGTCAAATTCCTTACAGAATGCTTTAGGCTCTTTACATTCGCTACCCAACTGAGGCCCGTTATCGGCTCTCATTGTAATCGGAACCCCGAAACGACCGAACATCGTTGATAGCTCTCGGATTGTGTTAGAAGCAGTAATGTCCCACATTTCCACAACTTCTACGAACCGACTATAATAGTCCACCACCACAAACAGCCATTGACCTTCCGGCAATGGTCCCAGAAAATCGATAGCTATTTCCTTCCAGGGTCCATCCGGCAGCTGCTTCCTTGTCATGGGTTCCGGTGCATCTGGTGCAGCTACCAATATGCATCCACGGCAGTTTCTAACAAAGTTTTCTACTTCTCTGTCCATTCTGGGCCACCACAATGATAAACGCAACGTTGATTTCATCATTGAAGATCCCAGGTGACCTTCATGCGCAATTTTAAGAAACTGAAAGCGTAACGCTGTCGGAACAACTATGCGGTCTCCCCGTAACAGAAGATCCCCTACTTGGCATAGCTCATTAGCGAACACACGAAATTCGATTGGCAGTTCATCGCGTTTATCTCGTTCAATAATGTctaaaatctgctggatttcctCATCCGCTCTGGAAGCTTCTACCATTTGTTCCCATGACACAGTAACCGCATTTGCGGCATAATCAATTATCTCTGTAATCATAATTTCCTCTTGCTGATCGAAAGCTACCGGTAGGAGAGTCGACAGTCTCGACAACACGTCTGCTTGGTTTTGATCGCCTGGGATGTGCGTTACTATGTAATCGAATCCTTGCAAACGTAGCACCCATCTTTCAACTCGGGCACAAGGCCGCGATCGCGGTGTAAACAAATAGATGAGCGCTTTACAATCGGTCAAAATTTAAAACTCAATCCTATATAAGTCGATGTAAAATTTTTCGACACACCAGACTAGTGCAAGAGCTTCTTTTTCAGTATGACATTACCGTTTTTCGGTGTCCGTCAGCGATTTAGACGCATAACTGATAACCCGATGTTGCCCGTACTTGTCTACCTAAATCAGTAAGGCTCCTAGTCCAATGGGACTAGCATCTGCCATCACGAGCGTCCTATCCCCCTTTTGATAAAAACCTAACTTCGACGGATCAGACAATATTCTATTGATTTCTTTGAAAGCTTTTTCGTGTTTAGCCAGCCAGTTGAACGAGTTTCCTTTTCTTGTCAAGTCTCTCAGCGGCGAGTCTACTGTCGCCAGGTTCGGTATAAACCGGTTTAGGTAGTTGGCCAACCCAAGAAAGCTCCGGACTTCATTAGCACTCTCCGGTCTACGGAAGGTAACCAAAGCTTCCACCTTAACATCCGATGGTATTATTCCCGTACCCATTATTTTATGGCCGAGGAACTCAAGCTCTGTGACCCCGAATATGCACTTATCCCAATTTAGTTGTACATTCCTTGCTTTCAGTTTCGCCAGGACCTGCATAAATCAGATgaaaaaatggaaagaaaaaaagaaacacacaATGAAAAAATGGGCCAAATTACACCAACTACACGAATCAGCTTTATTTGCCCTTTAAGTGATTCaagcagtaaaaaaaaaaacaaagtcatTTTATTACGTCACATATTTCTCTACCTTGGCAACACGTTCATCATGCTGCTCTTTATTCTTTCCTTCGATATATACGTCGTCGATGTACCTCTAAGCACCTTCCGAACCAGCCAATATcgcatccatggttttttgaaaaacttctgAAGCCGAGACTAAACCGAAAGGCATACGCTTGAATCGGTACATTCCCCGAGACGTCAAAAACACCAACGCATCTCTAGATGCTTCGTCTAGTTCGAGTTGTAAGAAGGAGTCTTTTAAATCCAATTTGCTACAAATCATGTTAGGCCCGACTCTAGCCAGGAAGCCATCAATCATTGGCATTGGGTGTCTTTCCCTCATCACAGCTTCATTCACTCTTCTTAGGTCCTGACAAATCCTGGGTTCCCCGTTTGCTTTACCAACCACCACCAACGGAGAAACCCAGCTCACCGGGCCTTTTTTTTCCTCGATAATGTCCCTCGCGATCAGCTCCTCCAGCTTACGGTTGACAGCCTCCTCCAGTGCCACGGGAGCTCTCCTCATAGGCTGGAAAACTGGTTTGGCGTCGGGGTCCAAATGGACATGAACGCAAACACCAGTGATCTTAGAAAGTGGTTCCAGAATGTCTATTACGCGATCAATCTCTAGCCCAACCTTAAGTATTCCCAATTGTTTGGACGTAGCGTCTCCCAAAAGAGAACGTTGACCACCGTGGATCACGAAAAACTCGGCTTCTACAGATCGGGATCCGGTCCGAACAACTGCTTTGAACGTGCCCAGTACCTTTAGAGGAACATTGTTGCCGTAGCTCTTTAGAATACGTGCACTACCTTTTTTACAACTGATTATTTCGATACCGGCTGATTTAAAATTCTCCCACGCTTCGGTAATCAAGTTTGCTTCTGCTCCAGAGTCAACCAGCATTGAGTGTGAAATTCCCCCGATTATACAAGTCACAGTGTTTGACTCGTTTCCCGAATAGAAAGCGTATTATGTTTTCGGTGGCATACTGGATGGCTTAATAATCTCAATCGCGTTCGAATCTCGCATACTTTGATTTTGTACATCATAATCCTCGATAGCTTAAATCTTTTTGGCTTCTAGCGTTTCTTTTTTCCAACGGGAAAAAGGTCTGGCGGTCCTAGATTGGGCCATCTCTAGGCATCGTGATTCAAGTGGTTCATGGCATCTCTTGCACGTTTTTCGTCTGGCCGGGCATCGTGTGTCAGTGGAAATGTGTCCGTAAAGTCCGCACTTATAACAGCTCACCTCCGAGTTTTTGGTTGGAATCTTCGGCTGGGAGCTCCCCTTGTGCTTTGGTGATTGATACTGATACCGTCGTTTATTTTGAACCCTGTACACTCGATTCGAATCCTCACTGCTCGGTGCAAAATCTTTCAGTTGCCTCTGCACTCCTTCCAATGATCTCCCGATTTCCTCAATCTCCTCTACAGACCGGTCCTTTTGCAGAATCTGTTTCCTCAGCTCATCTGACGTACAGCCCTCAACTATTGTGTCCGTTAACATGATGTCCGTGAGAATCTTACGAACACTTGCCTCATACTTGTCGACAACGCACTCGGTTATTTGTTGTCCAATTCTGATAACGAACTCGGCAAACCTTTCATTTTCGTGCTGTTTCATCCTTCTAAGGTTATGGAGCTCGAGTACATCTTGCCGTCCCGGTTGAAAAAAATCGTCGAGCGCTTGGATCGCTACATCATAGTAAGTCTTCTTCACAGCTACAACTGGAAATTTTTCGCGATTCGGTAGCGGCTCGACAACAGCTTGCAGTTGGAGCCCTCAAAAGTGCAAAAGTTTTGCTCGCTTCCGGTTTTGGTCTGTGATATCCTCTGATTCAAAGTAATAATCCAAAGAGCGTTTCCAAATTTGCCATTCTTTATGCAACTTGGATTTCTCGATTTCGTTacatcgaaaaagtgaaataaatcgtGAAGAATCCATCTGAAACAATATAAGCATGATAAAATAAGTAAAACAATGTCATCAACAAACATCGTTTTCCAACTAAAGTcacaaaaaaacagaaatatttaaaaacgttTTCAGCAATGAATAATTAATTACATATTCGTTATATAGAgattagcgtgtgtatgtgtgtgttcaGATGTCTCCTTCATCGTAACATAACAATCTTCAGTAAAAAATCCCTTCCTTCCAGGGCTACCGATTCCCAAATCGGGTTCGCATACTGTGATGTACACCAGGTTTCCAAGAAACCATTTTTCTTACACCGTATTTTTTTGCCACCCTTCCGATTCTCAAATCGAAAATACATCTGCTTCCTATAGTCCATTCAGCACCATATGCCATTTTTGAGTTATCACTTAGAAAACAATCTTTGGAAAAAAATCGCATCTCACGTGTAACCATTTTCGAGGATAATCGTTTTCCTCCTTAATCAACATGAACAAATATTGACACCACCCACCATAAAAATCATCACCATAATCAATCTCCATATTTCGTTACACCAATGTATTTTGTTTCCACCGTTCCTTCAGCACATCACACATCTACACACGCCTATCACCTATATGGGCctcggtgtttttttttaattttcacacAGCCACCACCAAACATAATTTAGTCATTCGTGTTTTCTGCCATCTTAGATGTCTCACCAAATAGCATTTTTACACCACAAGGAATTTCCGTTTATTTTGCAAACGATTCACGCCTTGCACCTATCTTACCACTTTCCCTCGTCGCCAAATGTAACAGCTAGGTTTGGTCACTGTTTAAAATGAAATCAACTCCGTTTACTTACTTAATTACTCATGCTTATTCCGCTGCTTTTTTCCCTACTCCCTAACGCTCTTCTTCTCTCAACTCCACTCCCCTCTCTCCCCGTTTCAAGGTTCTATCTAATAGGTGCACCCATCACTACGTACTTTTTCGTAGTGATAGATTCctacaaataacaattttcgttctaacttttttttgccagatttttccggatttttaaaccttctactaagttatcagccatccaaaaatgcatttttttctgaacattgttatttattatctcccaaaataaataaagttttttaacaaatttgaaacataaataaataataatttgacCTCTCACCATTGCCACGCAAATGGAATAGATAAAATTCAAAGTCGTTGAGATTCATGTTTATAAACAGCAAATTCACCCCTtcttgcctacgcttatgagtAAGAGCAAAACTGAGACATTTATGATACTTCTCGTACTCGAA
It includes:
- the LOC129717300 gene encoding uncharacterized protein K02A2.6-like, with translation MITEIIDYAANAVTVSWEQMVEASRADEEIQQILDIIERDKRDELPIEFRVFANELCQVGDLLLRGDRIVVPTALRFQFLKIAHEGHLGSSMMKSTLRLSLWWPRMDREVENFVRNCRGCILVAAPDAPEPMTRKQLPDGPWKEIAIDFLGPLPEGQWLFVVVDYYSRFVEVVEMWDITASNTIRELSTMFGRFGVPITMRADNGPQLGSECKEPKAFCKEFDITLVNTIPYWPQANGEVERQNRSILERLRISQELGKDWRLELRKYLLAYHSTTHPTTGSPSKLLFGRRIRNKLPSIPEREEDEMVRDRDKIVKEKGKVYSGNKRRARRNEIKNGDLVYVKRQRKDNKLATDYSSELFKVVKRKESEVTVKSLNSGNEYKRYVSHLKKAEAQVQDAQRREDKEDQPGTSVEQERSDENNFSKSVSEGHKSIRVSEDDTSVCVPEKRRWSAPKKFQDYAPF